The sequence TTTCACTTCCTAGTGTGGAGCCAATGGACTAGCCAGCCTTGCTGTTTAATGTCACCTTGATACACAATTAACCAAATCTCTCAGCTCACAGACTCCTACGGAGCTTCATGGGAAATTAGGCCCAGACAAGGGTGAAaaagggttgttgtttttttttaaaggccacgTTAGCTAGCACCTCCCCTAACAACTCTAGGGCAGACAGGGCAGGCTGTACTTCAGCACGTGCTTGCTGGTCGAGTTGAAACCCAGAGCCCCAGGCCTATGAAGACACAAGCTGCCCTGCCTACACCAGGGCTTTAGTTCCCCCAAATCGAGACAAAGCCAGGGCGGCCGGGGCCCTTACGGCTGAGCTGAAGTTCCCCAGACATATGGCTACGGTGTTTCCTGGCTTGGGGGGGTGGGAAGCTGTGACCTTAACCTGCCGGCAGCGATGAGTGGCAGCGGCGTGTGATATGCCGCCCTGCAGCGTGAGGGACGGAGGGGCTCTCCGGGGGCTCTGGAGACACTTGCGGAGGGCAGGGAGCGGTGCTAaggcgggggcagcgcatggcTCGGTGGGTGACCGTGTCCAGGCCCCTCATCCGGCTGCTGCTGGGCCGGGCGGGAGCGGGGACTCGAGCTGCAGCCCGCTGGCGGCGGGGGGGATGGTTCCTTCGGGAGAGGAAGAGGCGCCAGGTCgaggctggctgtgggggaagggaattcCCGGCCGGGAGCtcccggggaggggggcagcgcgGCGGTGGCGGCGCGGCAGGGGTTAATCCGCGAGCGCAGAGAATGGGCCGCGCTGTTTCCAGGGTGACGGCTCGGAGTGTTCCGGATCGTACCATTGCgctgggggaggagaaggctTCAGCCGTCGCCAGACCCAGCCCAGCGCcgcctccttctctcccccctccccccggccggaGCGCGGCGCCTGGGCCCAGCGGCGAGCGCAGCGCGGAGGAGCGAAGCAGGCGGATCCCGTCGGCGGCAGCGCggagcctgggcccagagcggcgGGGTCGGGATCGGCGGCGcggccccttctccccccgcgCGGGGCAGCGGGCTGCGGGCGGCCCCGGGCTGCGGGGCTGGGAAGGCGGCTCGGAGACAAAGGAGGCGGCGGGGCTCGGAGCCGGCACCAGGGACCGAGAGGCGCCTCCGGGAGCCCCCGCCCGGGGCAGGCGGCACAATGCGGCACGGGGCGGCCCGCCCGCACCGGCTGCAGCAGCGCGGGGGCCGCAGCGCGGCCCGCCCGGGGCGGGGATAGAGGCGGCGGCCGGAGCCCCAGAGCCGGGCCGGGCCTCTTCCGCGAGCGGCGTCCCCCCGGCCTGTCACACGGGGCGGCGATGTGAGGGCCCCGGAGCCGGCAGCAGCCACAGCCGAGCAGCGGGGACCCAGCGGAAGCGGCAGCCGGCCGGGCCCGGAGGAGCCGAGCAGCGGGGATCCGGCGGGCGCGGCAGCCGGCCGGGCCCGGAGGAGCCGAGCAGCGGGGATCCGGCGGGCGCGGCGGCCGGGCCTGGCTGTGCGATGGAGACGCACATCTCCTGCCTGTTCCCGGAGCTGCTGGCCATGATCTTCGGGTACCTGGAGGTGCGGGACAAGGGCCGCGCGGCGCAGGTGTGCACGGCCTGGCGGGACGCCGCCTATCACCGCTCCGTGTGGCGGGGCGTGGAGGCCAAGCTGCACCTGCGCCGCGCCAACCCCTcgctcttccccagcctggcggCGCGGGGCATCCGGCGGGTGCAGATCCTGTCTCTGCGGCGCAGCCTGAGCTACGTGATCCAGGGCATGGCGGAGATCGAGAGCCTCAACTTGAGCGGCTGCTACAACCTCACCGACAACGGGCTGGGCCATGCCTTCGTGGCGGAGATCGGCTCGCTGCGGGCGCTCAACCTGAGCCTGTGCAAACAGATCACCGACAGCAGCCTGGGCCGCATCGCCCAGTACCTCAAGGGCCTCGAGGTGCTGGAGCTGGGCGGTTGCAGCAACATCACCAACACCGGCCTCCTACTCATCGCCTGGGGTTTGCAGCGCCTCAAGAGCCTCAACCTGCgctcctgccgccacctctctgACGTGGGCATTGGGCACCTGGCGGGCATGACCCGCAGTGCAGCTGAGGGCtgtctgggcctggagcagctcacGCTGCAGGACTGCCAGAAGCTCAGCGATCTCTCACTAAAGCACCTGGCCCGAGGCCTGGGACGCCTCCGCCAGCTCAACCTCAGCTTTTGTGGGGGCATTTCTGATGCGGGGCTGCTCCACCTGTCCCACATGAGCAGCCTGCGCAGCCTCAACCTGCGCTCGTGTGACAACATCAGCGACACAGGCATCATGCATCTGGCCATGGGCAGCCTGCGCCTTTCGGGCCTCGATGTTTCCTTCTGTGACAAGGTGGGGGACCAGAGCCTAGCCTATATCGCACAGGGCCTGGATGGGCTGCgttccctctccctctgctcctgccaCATCAGCGATGAGGGCATCAACCGTATGGTGCGCCAGATGCATGGGCTCCGCACGCTCAACATTGGCCAGTGTGTCCGTATCACTGACAAGGGCCTGGAGCTCATTGCGGAGCACCTCAGCCAGCTCACAGGCATTGATCTCTATGGCTGCACTCGCATCACTAAGCGGGGCTTGGAGCGCATCACCCAGCTGCCCTGTCTCAAGGTGCTTAACCTGGGACTTTGGCAAATGACTGAGAGCGAGAAGGTGAGGTGAGAGGAGGGGGCACCTGGAGACCTCCATCCTCTCTGGAGGGACTTACTGACTGCTgcagtggagggggggtgggggggcacacaCAGACCCATGCTACCTGCCCACTCCAGCACTGGAAGGAGGCAGGGATAGAGAGagcccaccccatcccttccatgCCACCTACCCAACTCTgcactggctggggcaggagagggaagagagagaacccTCATTTCTTCCATGTCATCCCCAGCCCTCCATTGGGAATACAGTACCCCTTTCCTCATCCTTCTCTGCATTGGGGATAGAGGCCTGCAATTTTATGCACTGGGGCTAGAGATACCCCTCCCCACTCCAATTCTGATTCTAACCCCTCATGCACTAGGGATTGATGAAGAAAGCCCCCTATTCTTATTCACCTCCAGTCCTGCTCAGTTTTGGGAATAGGGATCTTCTCTAATGGGGGTGGGAATGGAAAtgggaacaccccccccccaaaaaaaaaaaaaaaaaaaaagcttactaGCTGCATGTTCCATATCCACTGACCCCAGTCCTTCTGCGCTGGGTACAAAGACACCCCCTTGTCAAACCATTCcaatccttttttcccccatcccaacTGGGGATTGTGACAGAAATAGCCTTTCCCAGATATACATATTCCATTTATTTCCAGTCCCACCCCCTCTTCACTTCTACCCCATTTTACCCTGTGGTTGGATACAATCTCCCACCACACCAGTTCTCCAGTGCATTGGATATTGAGAGAGCTACActggtcccctcccctcccgcgtTGAGTACAGGGACATGATTCCTTTGCACCCTGCACTGTGGTTGGAGAGAGTGCCTAGACCCTCCACTCTtttccccatctccctgcactggggaTGAAGACAGACTCCTAatacttctccctcctcctcatacTGGGGATGAAGACACCATTTTCCCCATACCCAACAGAGAAGAAGACAGATCCCAGTCTCTTCAAATGTCCCACCTGCATTGGAGGGATGGAGTCACCTTAGCCATTCATCGTccctttcatttttctctctcttcctccctgcctTCTCTTTCTTAGACGTGGGGATAAAGACATATCCAGCCACACATTCATTTCCCCTTTGGATTGGGGGCGAATGGGGCAGAGGGGATGACCAGCTCCTATCTGCCCAAGGGATTTAAGGAAGAATCTCCAGCTTCATTTTTGCTTTCATTTGAGATACTGTGACgtggttttattttgaaatacataCAAAAAATTATTACTACAAAACAGCCTCTTACCAACACCACCCTCCCCTTGCTTACATCCTTTTTCTCATCCTTTCTTTCTTCAGTATTCATTTTCTtccatggttttatttttaaagacatttgaaGTTGCTGTTCTTGTGGATTAAGTACGTTTTTTTCTGCTGAATATAttctatatatataaatatatatataatgtctgGCTACCTCGTTTTAATTTGTTACTTTTTTTCTCTAAAGCCCTGGAATTCTtacaagaaagagattttgagaCTGAAACATTTTTGTGCCTAGACTGGAAAGATGCCCCTTGggtttgtaacttttttttttttttaaagctttccctAATGTGCCCCACCTTCACATTCTGActgtgcctctccctccctctccactggggcTTGGGGATCCAGCTGTGCTTCTGCATTTTTATTCCTCTAGCACAAACATGTGTAACATGTGAGAATCCATACTGAGGATTGGGGTATTGAAATGTGTGAAATGCAAGTTCAgtttcttaaatatatatatatatatatatatatatatatatatatgcaaatattcccctctccctcccaaatCACCTACAAAAAAGGGTCACTGTTGTGTGAGGCTTCCTGTTTGTaagtggggagaggagcagaacaGGCCTGCAGGGCCTGAGGCTGCGATGTGAAGGGGAGGAGACTGAAATTCATCTGTCTTATCTCTG is a genomic window of Natator depressus isolate rNatDep1 chromosome 1, rNatDep2.hap1, whole genome shotgun sequence containing:
- the FBXL14 gene encoding F-box/LRR-repeat protein 14, producing the protein METHISCLFPELLAMIFGYLEVRDKGRAAQVCTAWRDAAYHRSVWRGVEAKLHLRRANPSLFPSLAARGIRRVQILSLRRSLSYVIQGMAEIESLNLSGCYNLTDNGLGHAFVAEIGSLRALNLSLCKQITDSSLGRIAQYLKGLEVLELGGCSNITNTGLLLIAWGLQRLKSLNLRSCRHLSDVGIGHLAGMTRSAAEGCLGLEQLTLQDCQKLSDLSLKHLARGLGRLRQLNLSFCGGISDAGLLHLSHMSSLRSLNLRSCDNISDTGIMHLAMGSLRLSGLDVSFCDKVGDQSLAYIAQGLDGLRSLSLCSCHISDEGINRMVRQMHGLRTLNIGQCVRITDKGLELIAEHLSQLTGIDLYGCTRITKRGLERITQLPCLKVLNLGLWQMTESEKVR